A region from the Pseudomonas sp. KU26590 genome encodes:
- a CDS encoding TIGR04211 family SH3 domain-containing protein — protein MLTAAVASPFALAETSSKDRWVSDTLSTYVRSGPTDGYRIVGTLKSGQKVELINTQGDYSQVRGGAGDNVWIPTADLQEVPGQAERLPQLTQKAADLSAQLKTIDDDWKTKVQGMQETLESRKKLVDELEARTKDLNAQLASAQSDLRTTQAKLGDENNQVLMRYMVYGGSIAGAGLLLGLILPSLTKGRKRNDRWF, from the coding sequence ATGTTGACCGCTGCCGTTGCCAGTCCTTTTGCACTCGCCGAGACGTCGAGCAAGGACCGCTGGGTCAGTGACACCCTCAGCACCTACGTGCGCAGCGGCCCTACCGACGGCTACCGCATTGTCGGCACGCTGAAATCCGGGCAGAAAGTCGAGCTGATCAATACCCAGGGCGACTACAGCCAGGTGCGCGGCGGCGCTGGCGATAACGTCTGGATTCCTACTGCTGATCTGCAGGAAGTGCCGGGGCAGGCCGAACGTTTACCGCAATTGACGCAGAAGGCTGCCGACCTCAGCGCGCAATTGAAGACCATCGACGACGACTGGAAGACCAAGGTTCAGGGCATGCAGGAAACCCTCGAGTCGCGCAAGAAGCTGGTCGACGAGCTTGAAGCCCGCACCAAGGATCTGAACGCGCAACTGGCCAGCGCCCAGTCGGATTTGCGCACCACCCAGGCGAAACTGGGTGATGAGAACAATCAAGTGCTGATGCGCTACATGGTCTACGGCGGCAGCATCGCCGGCGCGGGCCTGTTGCTGGGCCTGATCCTCCCGTCCCTGACCAAGGGCCGCAAGCGTAACGATCGGTGGTTCTGA
- the ggt gene encoding gamma-glutamyltransferase, whose protein sequence is MKFEPFAKSLVATALTLGLSCAHAASVAPAAAENGMVVTAQHLATHVGVDVLKSGGNAVDAAVAVGYALAVVYPAAGNLGGGGFMTIQLADGRKTFLDFREKAPLAATVNMYLDKDGNVVPDLSSKGHLAVGVPGTVSGMEMALSKYGTKKRDEVIAPAIKLAENGFALEQGDVDLLGTATDEFKADAKDLGTIFLNKGQPLQVGDTLVQKDLAKTLKEISAKGSDGFYKGWVAKAIVDSSQAGKGIITQADLDKYATRELAPIECDYRGYHVVSAPPPSSGGVVICEIMNILEGYPMQALGYHSAQGLHYQIEAMRHAYVDRNSYLGDPDFVKNPISHLLDRDYAAKLRAAIEPQKAGISQNIKPGVAPHEGNNTTHYSIVDKWGNAVSVTYTLNDWFGAGVMASSTGVILNDEMDDFTSKVGVPNMYGLIQGEANAIAPGKSPLSSMSPTIVTKDGKTVMVVGTPGGSRIITATLLTMLNVIDYGMNIQEAVDAPRFHQQWMPETTNLETFAISPDTQKILESWGHKFAGPQDANHLAAILVGAPSLGGKPVGNNRFYGANDPRRSTGLSLGY, encoded by the coding sequence ATGAAGTTCGAACCTTTCGCCAAGTCGCTCGTTGCGACGGCGCTCACCCTCGGTCTGTCTTGCGCTCACGCCGCTTCCGTGGCCCCGGCCGCCGCTGAAAACGGCATGGTCGTTACCGCGCAGCATCTGGCCACCCACGTGGGCGTCGACGTGCTCAAATCCGGCGGTAACGCGGTCGATGCGGCCGTTGCCGTGGGCTACGCGCTGGCCGTGGTCTATCCCGCCGCCGGTAACCTGGGCGGGGGCGGTTTCATGACCATCCAGCTGGCGGACGGGCGCAAGACCTTCCTCGATTTCCGCGAAAAAGCGCCACTGGCGGCCACCGTCAACATGTACCTGGACAAGGACGGCAACGTCGTGCCGGACCTGAGTTCCAAGGGCCACCTGGCCGTCGGCGTGCCCGGCACGGTGTCCGGGATGGAAATGGCGCTCAGCAAATACGGCACCAAAAAGCGCGACGAAGTCATTGCGCCAGCGATCAAACTCGCTGAAAACGGCTTCGCGCTGGAGCAAGGTGACGTCGACCTGCTGGGCACCGCCACCGACGAGTTCAAGGCCGACGCCAAAGACCTCGGCACGATCTTCCTGAACAAGGGCCAGCCGCTGCAAGTCGGTGACACCCTCGTGCAGAAAGACCTCGCCAAAACCCTCAAGGAAATCTCCGCCAAAGGCAGCGACGGTTTCTACAAGGGCTGGGTGGCCAAGGCCATCGTCGATTCCAGCCAGGCGGGGAAGGGCATCATCACCCAGGCCGATCTGGACAAATACGCGACCCGCGAACTGGCACCCATCGAGTGTGATTACCGCGGCTACCACGTGGTCTCCGCGCCCCCACCGAGCTCCGGCGGCGTGGTCATCTGCGAGATCATGAACATCCTCGAAGGCTACCCGATGCAGGCGCTGGGTTATCACTCCGCGCAGGGCCTGCATTATCAGATCGAGGCCATGCGTCACGCCTACGTCGACCGCAACAGCTACCTGGGTGACCCGGACTTCGTCAAAAACCCGATCAGCCATCTGCTGGACCGCGACTACGCCGCCAAGCTGCGCGCCGCCATCGAACCGCAAAAAGCCGGGATCTCCCAGAACATCAAACCCGGCGTCGCGCCCCACGAAGGCAACAACACCACGCACTATTCCATCGTCGACAAATGGGGCAACGCGGTGTCCGTCACCTACACGCTTAACGACTGGTTCGGCGCAGGCGTGATGGCGAGCAGCACCGGCGTGATCCTCAACGATGAAATGGACGACTTCACCTCCAAGGTCGGCGTGCCTAACATGTACGGCCTGATTCAAGGCGAAGCCAACGCCATCGCGCCGGGTAAGTCGCCGTTGTCGTCGATGAGCCCGACCATTGTCACCAAGGACGGCAAGACCGTCATGGTCGTTGGTACGCCGGGCGGCAGCCGCATTATCACCGCCACTCTGCTGACCATGCTCAACGTCATCGATTACGGCATGAACATTCAGGAAGCGGTCGATGCGCCACGCTTCCACCAACAGTGGATGCCGGAAACCACCAACCTGGAAACCTTCGCCATCAGCCCTGACACTCAGAAGATCCTCGAAAGCTGGGGCCACAAATTTGCAGGTCCTCAGGACGCCAACCACTTGGCCGCCATCCTCGTCGGCGCGCCTTCGCTGGGCGGTAAACCCGTGGGCAATAACCGCTTTTACGGTGCCAACGATCCACGGCGCAGCACCGGGTTGTCGCTGGGCTATTGA
- the treS gene encoding maltose alpha-D-glucosyltransferase, which translates to MAKKPRNAAFIEDPLWYKDAVIYQVHVKSFFDSNDDGIGDFPGLIAKLDYIAQLGVNTIWLLPFYPSPRRDDGYDISEYRGVHSDYGTMADAKKFIAEAHNRGLRVITELVINHTSDQHAWFQRARHAKKGSKARDFYVWSDDNTKYDGTRIIFLDTEKSNWTWDPVAEQYFWHRFYSHQPDLNFDNPQVMKAVIEVMRYWLDMGIDGLRLDAIPYLIERDGTNNENLPETHQVLKQIRAEIDANYPDRMLLAEANQWPEDTQLYFGDRKGKDGDECHMAFHFPLMPRMYMAVAQEDRFPITDILRQTPEIPENCQWAIFLRNHDELTLEMVTDRERDYLWNYYASDRRARINLGIRRRLAPLLERDRRRVELLNSMLLSMPGTPTLYYGDEIGMGDNIYLGDRDGVRTPMQWSIDRNGGFSRANPASLVLPPIMDPLYGYQSVNVEAQDHDPHSLLNWTRRMLAVRRQQKAFGRGTLKMLSPSNRRILAYTREYTGPDGKTEIILCVANVSAASQAAELELAPYAGTVPVEMLGGSAFPPIGQLNYLLTLPPYGFYWFLLAAENQMPSWHVEPAQSMPDFPTLVLKQRLEELLEEPLRKTMEQQSLSVYLPKRRWFAGKGTAIDSIHIAYAVRFGSTVRPALLSEIEVTSGGETVRYQLPFGLLPEDDISSALPQQLALSRVRRGRQVGLITDAFTLEPFIRNVIKGMQEKTVLATPDGELQFQSTSQLAPLGLNEDAEVRYLSAEQSNSSVVVGKKLVLKMIRRVAAGTHPELEMGAYLTEAGYPHISPLLGAVVRVDGQGEKNLLMIAQGYLSNQGDAWEWTQNNLERAVRDHMAHGQSALEQQANALIELKDFAGLLGQRLGEMHVILGAPTDNPDFKTEVTSVKDSEASAKSVSAQIERALQLLEQHRDSLEAQDQQLITELLGKRKALLAQVKTLAKQSVGGLRMRVHGDLHLGQMLVVKGDAYLIDFEGEPARPLQERRAKYSPFKDVSGVLRSFDYAAAMAMRNAQSADTSVQAETARQQVAETYLLQARQAFLDGYRKATVEVGHDWKDAKGEAAALALFTLEKAAYEVAYEAENRPTWLSVPLQGLRGLLDLSDGESK; encoded by the coding sequence ATGGCAAAGAAACCCCGCAACGCAGCCTTTATCGAAGACCCGCTCTGGTACAAAGATGCGGTGATTTACCAGGTCCACGTGAAATCGTTTTTCGATTCCAACGACGATGGCATCGGTGATTTCCCCGGCCTGATCGCCAAGCTTGACTACATTGCGCAGCTGGGCGTCAACACCATCTGGCTGCTGCCGTTCTACCCGTCGCCACGCCGCGACGATGGCTATGACATCTCCGAGTACCGTGGAGTGCACAGCGACTACGGCACCATGGCCGATGCGAAGAAGTTTATCGCCGAGGCGCACAACCGCGGCTTGCGGGTGATCACCGAGCTGGTCATCAACCACACCTCGGACCAGCATGCCTGGTTCCAGCGCGCACGGCATGCGAAGAAGGGCTCCAAGGCGCGGGATTTCTACGTCTGGTCCGATGACAACACGAAATACGACGGCACCCGGATTATCTTTCTCGACACCGAGAAGTCCAACTGGACTTGGGATCCGGTGGCCGAGCAGTACTTCTGGCATCGCTTCTATTCCCACCAGCCGGACCTGAACTTCGACAACCCGCAGGTCATGAAAGCGGTGATCGAGGTCATGCGCTACTGGTTGGACATGGGCATCGACGGCCTGCGTCTGGACGCGATTCCTTACCTGATCGAGCGTGACGGCACCAACAACGAAAACCTGCCGGAGACCCACCAGGTCCTCAAGCAGATCCGTGCCGAAATCGACGCCAACTACCCCGACCGCATGCTGCTGGCCGAAGCTAACCAGTGGCCGGAAGACACCCAGCTGTATTTCGGTGACCGCAAGGGCAAAGACGGCGACGAATGCCATATGGCGTTCCACTTTCCGCTGATGCCGCGCATGTACATGGCAGTTGCCCAGGAAGACCGTTTCCCGATCACCGACATCCTGCGCCAGACCCCGGAAATCCCGGAAAACTGCCAGTGGGCAATCTTCCTGCGTAACCACGATGAACTGACGCTGGAAATGGTCACCGACCGCGAGCGTGATTACCTGTGGAATTACTACGCTTCGGACCGTCGCGCGCGGATCAACCTCGGCATTCGTCGTCGCCTGGCGCCACTGCTGGAACGTGACCGCCGCCGCGTCGAACTGCTCAACAGCATGCTGCTGTCAATGCCCGGCACGCCGACCCTGTATTACGGCGACGAAATCGGCATGGGCGACAACATCTACCTCGGCGACCGCGACGGCGTGCGCACGCCGATGCAGTGGTCGATCGACCGCAACGGCGGCTTTTCCCGCGCCAACCCGGCGAGCCTGGTCCTGCCGCCGATCATGGACCCGCTGTACGGTTATCAGTCGGTCAACGTCGAGGCGCAGGATCATGACCCGCACTCGCTGCTGAACTGGACCCGACGCATGCTCGCCGTGCGCAGGCAGCAGAAAGCCTTCGGCCGCGGCACCCTGAAAATGCTCTCGCCAAGCAACCGTCGCATTCTTGCCTACACCCGCGAGTACACCGGCCCCGACGGCAAGACCGAAATCATCCTCTGCGTCGCCAACGTCTCGGCCGCCTCCCAGGCAGCCGAGCTGGAACTGGCGCCGTACGCCGGGACCGTTCCGGTCGAGATGCTCGGTGGCAGCGCCTTTCCACCTATTGGCCAGCTCAATTACCTGCTGACGTTGCCACCTTATGGCTTCTACTGGTTCTTGCTGGCCGCGGAGAATCAAATGCCCAGCTGGCACGTTGAACCGGCCCAGAGCATGCCGGACTTCCCGACCCTGGTGCTCAAGCAGCGCCTGGAGGAACTGCTCGAAGAACCCCTGCGCAAGACCATGGAGCAGCAGTCACTGTCAGTCTATCTCCCGAAACGCCGCTGGTTCGCCGGCAAGGGCACGGCCATCGACAGCATTCACATCGCTTACGCCGTGCGCTTCGGTTCCACCGTGCGGCCCGCATTGCTGAGCGAAATCGAAGTCACCTCCGGTGGCGAAACGGTGCGCTACCAGTTGCCGTTCGGGCTGTTGCCGGAAGACGACATCAGCAGCGCCTTGCCGCAACAGTTGGCCTTGTCCCGCGTGCGTCGTGGCCGTCAGGTCGGTTTGATCACCGATGCATTCACCCTCGAACCGTTCATTCGCAACGTCATCAAGGGCATGCAGGAAAAAACCGTGCTGGCCACGCCGGACGGTGAGCTGCAGTTCCAGAGCACCTCGCAATTGGCGCCGCTGGGCCTGAACGAAGACGCCGAGGTGCGTTACCTCTCGGCGGAGCAGTCCAACAGCTCGGTTGTTGTCGGCAAAAAACTCGTGCTGAAGATGATTCGCCGTGTCGCGGCCGGTACTCACCCCGAGTTGGAAATGGGCGCGTACCTCACCGAAGCCGGCTACCCGCACATTTCGCCGCTGTTGGGTGCGGTGGTTCGCGTCGACGGGCAGGGCGAGAAGAACCTGCTGATGATCGCCCAGGGCTATCTGAGCAATCAGGGCGATGCGTGGGAATGGACCCAGAACAACCTCGAGCGCGCCGTGCGTGATCATATGGCCCATGGTCAGTCGGCGCTGGAGCAGCAAGCCAACGCGCTGATCGAGTTGAAAGACTTCGCCGGCCTGCTGGGTCAGCGTCTGGGCGAAATGCACGTGATCCTCGGTGCGCCGACGGACAACCCGGACTTCAAGACCGAAGTCACCAGCGTCAAGGACAGCGAGGCGTCAGCCAAGAGCGTTTCGGCGCAGATCGAGCGCGCGTTGCAGTTGCTTGAGCAGCACCGTGACTCGCTGGAAGCCCAGGATCAGCAACTCATCACTGAACTGCTGGGCAAGCGCAAGGCGTTGCTGGCCCAAGTGAAGACCCTGGCCAAGCAATCCGTCGGCGGCCTGAGAATGCGCGTGCACGGCGACCTGCACTTGGGCCAGATGCTGGTGGTGAAGGGCGATGCCTACCTGATCGACTTCGAAGGCGAACCGGCGCGTCCGCTCCAGGAACGTCGGGCCAAATACAGCCCGTTCAAAGATGTCAGCGGCGTGCTGCGCTCGTTCGACTACGCTGCCGCGATGGCCATGCGCAACGCGCAAAGTGCCGACACCTCGGTGCAGGCTGAAACTGCCCGCCAGCAAGTGGCCGAGACGTATTTGCTGCAGGCGCGCCAGGCCTTCCTCGACGGCTACCGCAAGGCCACCGTGGAAGTGGGTCACGACTGGAAAGATGCCAAAGGTGAAGCGGCCGCGCTGGCCTTGTTCACCCTGGAAAAAGCCGCTTATGAAGTGGCCTACGAGGCCGAGAATCGGCCGACATGGTTGTCGGTTCCGCTTCAAGGCTTGCGCGGGCTTCTAGACCTGTCTGATGGAGAATCAAAATGA
- the glgB gene encoding 1,4-alpha-glucan branching protein GlgB, whose translation MSASDPFGNGNHAIVPGAVDMDALIRAEHRDPFSMLGPHSDGAEGQVIRAFLPNALAVRVLARDGERDLGELSMTDKPGFFAGHFAVREPYLLKISWATGEQITEDPYSFGEQLGEMDLYLFAEGNHRDLSSALGAQVKNVDGVDGVRFSVWAPNARRVSVVGDFNSWDGRRHPMRLRHPTGVWEIFIPRIGPGEAYKYEILGQHGILPLKADPMALATQLPPATASKVAAPLAFEWQDSDWMQYRGDKHDIHQPLSIYELHAGSWKWHHGDEDEPDRPYNWRELADNLIPYIREMGFTHIELMPIMEHPFGGSWGYQVLSQFAPSARYGKPEDFAAFVDACHRNDIGVILDWVPAHFPTDAHGLAQFDGTALYEYANPHEGFHQDWNTLIYNLGRTEVHGFMIASGLHWLKHFHVDALRVDAVASMLYRDYSRNAGEWVPNRYGGRENLEAIDFLRHLNDVVAIEAPGALVIAEESTSWPGVSQPTQQGGLGFSYKWNMGWMHDTLKYIEQDPINRQHHHDRLSFGLVYAWSERFVLPISHDEVVHGKHSLIDKMPGDRWQKFANLRAYLSFMWTHPGKKLLFMGCEFGQWREWNHDTELDWHFLQYAEHKGVHTLVSDLNRLYRTEKALYEQDCQPQGFQWVIGDDAGNSVYAYLRWSKEDEPLLVVANLTPVPREAYRVGVPFSGKWAELFNSDAGIYAGSNFGNGGGVRTDEIKSHGQAFSLSLNLPPLGVVIFKPTVEQLQQED comes from the coding sequence ATGAGTGCCTCTGACCCATTTGGTAACGGCAACCACGCAATAGTGCCCGGCGCCGTGGACATGGACGCGTTGATCCGTGCGGAGCACCGCGACCCTTTCTCGATGCTCGGCCCCCACAGCGATGGCGCTGAAGGCCAGGTCATCCGCGCTTTTCTGCCCAATGCACTGGCGGTACGCGTGCTCGCGCGCGACGGCGAGCGTGACCTCGGCGAGCTGAGCATGACCGACAAACCGGGCTTCTTTGCCGGGCACTTTGCGGTGCGTGAGCCCTATCTGCTGAAGATCTCCTGGGCCACCGGTGAGCAAATCACCGAAGACCCGTATAGCTTCGGCGAGCAGCTCGGCGAGATGGATTTGTACCTGTTTGCCGAGGGCAACCACCGCGACCTGAGCAGCGCGTTGGGCGCGCAGGTGAAGAACGTCGATGGCGTCGACGGCGTTCGCTTCTCGGTATGGGCACCGAATGCCCGTCGCGTGTCGGTGGTTGGCGATTTCAACAGCTGGGACGGCCGTCGGCACCCGATGCGCCTGCGTCACCCGACCGGCGTGTGGGAGATCTTTATCCCGCGCATCGGCCCGGGCGAGGCCTACAAATACGAGATCCTCGGCCAGCACGGCATCTTGCCGCTGAAGGCTGACCCGATGGCGCTGGCCACCCAGCTGCCGCCTGCCACGGCGTCGAAAGTCGCGGCGCCGCTTGCCTTTGAATGGCAGGACAGCGACTGGATGCAGTACCGTGGCGACAAGCACGACATCCATCAACCGCTGTCGATCTACGAGCTGCACGCCGGCTCGTGGAAGTGGCATCACGGCGATGAAGACGAGCCCGATCGTCCGTACAACTGGCGCGAGCTGGCCGATAATCTGATTCCTTACATCAGGGAAATGGGCTTCACCCACATCGAACTGATGCCGATCATGGAACATCCCTTCGGCGGGTCGTGGGGTTATCAGGTGTTGTCGCAGTTCGCACCGAGCGCGCGTTACGGCAAACCGGAGGACTTCGCCGCCTTTGTGGATGCCTGCCACCGCAACGACATCGGCGTGATTCTTGACTGGGTGCCTGCGCACTTCCCGACCGATGCACACGGTCTGGCTCAATTCGACGGGACTGCCCTGTACGAATACGCCAACCCCCATGAGGGTTTCCATCAGGACTGGAACACGCTGATCTACAACTTGGGCCGCACCGAAGTTCATGGCTTCATGATCGCGTCCGGGTTGCACTGGCTCAAGCACTTCCATGTCGATGCGTTGCGCGTGGATGCCGTCGCTTCAATGCTGTATCGCGACTATTCCCGTAACGCCGGGGAGTGGGTGCCGAACCGTTACGGCGGCCGCGAAAACCTGGAGGCCATCGACTTCCTTCGTCATTTGAACGATGTCGTGGCGATCGAAGCGCCGGGCGCGCTGGTCATCGCCGAAGAATCCACTTCGTGGCCGGGCGTTTCCCAGCCGACCCAACAGGGCGGTCTGGGCTTCTCGTACAAGTGGAACATGGGCTGGATGCACGACACGCTCAAGTACATCGAGCAGGATCCGATCAATCGCCAGCATCACCACGATCGCTTGAGCTTTGGACTCGTCTACGCGTGGTCCGAGCGTTTCGTGCTGCCGATTTCCCACGACGAAGTGGTGCATGGCAAGCATTCCCTGATCGACAAGATGCCCGGCGATCGCTGGCAGAAATTCGCCAACCTGCGCGCTTATCTGTCGTTCATGTGGACCCACCCGGGCAAGAAGCTGCTGTTCATGGGCTGCGAGTTCGGCCAGTGGCGCGAGTGGAACCATGACACCGAACTGGACTGGCATTTCCTGCAGTACGCCGAGCACAAGGGCGTGCACACGTTGGTCAGCGACCTCAACCGCCTGTATCGCACGGAAAAGGCGCTGTACGAGCAGGACTGCCAGCCACAGGGTTTCCAGTGGGTGATCGGTGACGACGCGGGCAACAGCGTCTATGCCTACCTGCGCTGGAGCAAGGAGGACGAGCCGTTGCTGGTGGTCGCCAACCTGACACCCGTGCCGCGTGAGGCCTATCGGGTCGGCGTGCCGTTCAGCGGCAAGTGGGCCGAGCTGTTCAACAGCGATGCGGGGATCTATGCCGGTTCCAACTTCGGCAACGGCGGCGGCGTGCGCACCGACGAGATCAAGAGTCACGGCCAGGCGTTCTCGCTGTCCTTGAATCTGCCGCCGCTGGGCGTGGTGATCTTCAAGCCGACGGTGGAGCAGCTGCAGCAGGAGGATTGA
- a CDS encoding DUF1624 domain-containing protein, whose protein sequence is MQTLSVPLQSPATSIVHPGRLQSIDALRGLIIVFMLLDHVRETFFLHHQVSDPMDVAHTSVDLFISRTLAHFCAPLFVFLTGLSAWLYGERHAGKGAVAGFLFKRGLVLIALELTLVNFAWTFQFPPTVIYLQVIWAIGLSMIALSAMVVLPRGILAALGLAIIAGHNLLDDVHFAVGSALHIPWAILHDRGWIEVGDSLRLRTSYPLLPWIGVIAVGYAAGPWFGRNANAEKREINLIAWGFGALTLFLALRGINGYGEKPWLEGDTTAQTLMSVLNVTKYPPSLLFISLTLGVGLLVLAWLERQQGRAWLRPLLVFGAAPMFFYLLHLYVLKLLYIGAVAIWGTTQGQYFGFTSVLGLWGCAAVLTVGLLPVVSRFAALKARRRDIAWLKYF, encoded by the coding sequence ATGCAAACCCTGTCTGTGCCCCTGCAATCTCCCGCCACGTCCATCGTCCATCCCGGCCGCCTGCAATCGATCGATGCCCTGCGTGGGCTGATCATCGTGTTCATGCTGCTGGATCACGTGCGCGAGACCTTCTTTCTGCACCATCAGGTCAGCGACCCGATGGACGTCGCTCACACCAGCGTCGATCTGTTCATCAGCCGCACCCTCGCGCATTTCTGCGCGCCGCTGTTCGTGTTTCTCACCGGGCTTTCCGCCTGGCTGTATGGCGAACGACACGCGGGCAAGGGCGCGGTGGCGGGGTTTCTGTTCAAGCGCGGGCTGGTGTTGATCGCGCTGGAACTGACGCTGGTGAATTTCGCCTGGACGTTCCAGTTTCCGCCGACGGTGATCTACCTGCAGGTGATCTGGGCGATCGGGCTGAGCATGATTGCGCTGTCAGCGATGGTGGTATTGCCGCGCGGCATATTGGCGGCGCTCGGGCTGGCGATCATCGCGGGGCACAACCTGCTGGATGATGTGCATTTTGCTGTAGGTTCGGCCCTGCACATCCCGTGGGCGATTCTGCATGACCGCGGCTGGATCGAGGTCGGCGACAGTTTGCGCTTGCGTACCTCGTACCCGTTGCTGCCGTGGATCGGCGTGATCGCCGTGGGTTACGCCGCCGGACCGTGGTTTGGCCGCAACGCGAATGCGGAAAAGCGCGAGATCAACCTGATCGCCTGGGGGTTTGGCGCGTTGACGCTGTTTCTCGCACTGCGCGGGATCAATGGCTATGGCGAGAAGCCGTGGTTGGAGGGGGACACCACGGCGCAGACGCTGATGAGCGTTCTCAACGTCACCAAGTATCCGCCGTCGTTGCTGTTCATCAGCCTTACGCTGGGCGTCGGCCTGCTGGTGCTGGCCTGGCTTGAGCGTCAACAGGGGCGGGCATGGCTGCGACCGCTGCTGGTGTTTGGCGCGGCGCCGATGTTTTTCTATCTGCTGCACTTGTACGTGCTGAAGCTGCTGTATATCGGCGCGGTGGCGATCTGGGGCACCACCCAAGGCCAGTACTTCGGGTTCACCTCGGTACTGGGCCTGTGGGGCTGCGCCGCTGTGCTGACCGTTGGGCTATTGCCGGTGGTGAGCAGGTTCGCGGCGCTCAAGGCGCGACGCCGGGACATCGCCTGGCTAAAGTACTTCTGA
- a CDS encoding MalY/PatB family protein, whose protein sequence is MDLNNVFQRLNTGSKKWSQYPEDVLPMWVADMDFPVAAPIVQALKNRLEHPLLGYSVPQQALRETLVKHLADRYGWQIEAQDLVFLPGVEPGVNMALHALVSPSSAVLVQTPNYSPLLHAPANWKLPRIDLPFHADAQGQYPTDIAALERDLPDHGALLLSNPHNPLGKVFEPDELLAIGEACVRRDALIISDEIHADLLFDGRQHTPIASLSPEIAARSVTLMSASKAWNIAGLKTAFAVVQNADLRQRFNAGRLGLVDSVNALGLEATEVAYREGAPWLEQVVAYLQDNRDYLAEALKTRFPGITMHLPQSTYLAWLDCSGMGLESPQQFFLEHAKVALSDGLEFGDDCGQFVRLNFGCPRPMLEEGLARMERSLRGA, encoded by the coding sequence ATGGATCTGAATAACGTTTTTCAGCGCTTGAACACCGGCAGCAAAAAGTGGAGCCAGTACCCCGAAGACGTGCTGCCGATGTGGGTGGCGGACATGGATTTCCCGGTGGCTGCGCCCATTGTGCAGGCGCTGAAGAACCGGCTGGAGCACCCGCTGCTGGGCTATTCCGTGCCCCAGCAAGCGTTGCGCGAAACCCTGGTCAAGCATCTCGCTGACCGCTACGGCTGGCAGATCGAGGCGCAGGATCTGGTGTTTCTGCCCGGGGTCGAGCCTGGGGTGAACATGGCGCTCCACGCGCTGGTTTCGCCGTCGAGCGCGGTGCTGGTGCAGACGCCCAACTACTCGCCGCTCTTGCATGCGCCGGCCAACTGGAAACTGCCGCGCATCGATCTGCCCTTCCATGCCGACGCCCAGGGTCAATACCCCACGGACATCGCGGCGCTTGAACGCGACCTGCCCGACCATGGCGCGCTGCTGCTGAGTAACCCGCACAACCCGCTGGGCAAGGTCTTCGAACCCGACGAATTGCTCGCTATCGGCGAAGCCTGCGTGCGGCGGGATGCGCTGATCATTTCCGATGAAATCCACGCCGATCTGCTGTTCGACGGCCGTCAGCACACGCCGATCGCTTCCCTCAGCCCGGAGATCGCGGCGCGCAGCGTGACGCTGATGTCGGCGAGCAAGGCCTGGAACATCGCCGGGCTGAAAACGGCGTTCGCCGTGGTGCAGAACGCCGACCTGCGCCAGCGTTTCAACGCCGGGCGGCTGGGGCTGGTGGACAGTGTCAACGCGCTTGGGCTGGAGGCGACCGAAGTGGCCTATCGCGAGGGCGCCCCGTGGCTGGAACAGGTCGTCGCGTATCTGCAGGACAACCGCGATTACCTGGCCGAGGCCCTCAAAACCCGATTCCCAGGGATCACGATGCACCTGCCCCAGAGCACCTATCTGGCGTGGCTGGATTGCTCCGGCATGGGGCTGGAAAGCCCACAGCAGTTTTTCCTCGAACACGCCAAAGTCGCGCTCAGCGACGGGCTGGAATTCGGCGATGACTGCGGCCAGTTCGTGCGCCTGAACTTCGGCTGCCCACGGCCGATGCTGGAAGAAGGTCTGGCGCGGATGGAACGCAGCCTGCGCGGCGCCTGA